The Aythya fuligula isolate bAytFul2 chromosome 7, bAytFul2.pri, whole genome shotgun sequence genome has a window encoding:
- the ENTPD1 gene encoding ectonucleoside triphosphate diphosphohydrolase 1 isoform X1, whose translation MDEPKVTGTKPKMSWTRKILLILGFLSTLAAIALITVAVTQNQPLPKNTKYGIVLDAGSSHTNLYVYEWPAEKENDTGVVQQVEVCKVEGPGISGYSHDTENAGHSLVQCLRQAQGVIPSKQHQETPVYLGATAGMRLLSLENKNAADKVLSSVEKTLRSAPFSFQGARIISGQEEGAYGWITINYLLGNFKQSGWTKLLHSLKSVSETSGALDLGGASTQITFVSDESPSESPENLLYFRLYGKDYRVYTHSFLCYGKDQALQQKLARDLQSTEGNSILDPCFHQGYQRTINISDLFKNPCTSVGKKQFPFSQLYVMGEGNYEKCRRSIQNLFNKTSCPYSSCSFNGIYLPPLQGDFGAFSAFYFVMNFLNLTNDNPFALDKVASAVQSFCARPWHEVKQAYHQIKEKYLSEYCFSGAYILSLLENGYEFNKENWQRIHFLGKIGSSDAGWTLGYMLNLTNMIPAEEPAAPPLSHGSYVGLMVLCSLVLVSVLVLAWLLFHKPKCLQKGIV comes from the exons TCACAGGTACCAAACCAAAGATGTCCTGGACAAGAAAGATTCTACTCATCCTGGGATTCCTCTCTACTTTGGCTGCAATTGCTTTAATTACTGTAGCAGTGACCCAAAACCAACCACTTCCGAAGAATACTAAG TATGGGATTGTGCTGGACGCAGGGTCATCCCACACTAACCTGTACGTGTACGAGTGGCCAGCGGAGAAGGAGAACGACACCGGGGTGGTGCAGCAGGTGGAGGTGTGTAAAGTCGAAG GCCCTGGGATCTCAGGTTACTCCCATGACACGGAGAATGCAGGCCACTCTCTGGTGCAGTGTCTCCGACAAGCACAAGGTGTGATTCCCTCGAAGCAGCACCAGGAGACCCCCGTCTACCTCGGAGCAACCGCTGGCATGCGGCTCCTCAG CTTGGAGAATAAAAACGCAGCTGACAAAGTCTTGTCCTCAGTAGAGAAGACACTGCGGTCAGCTCCCTTCAGCTTCCAGGGTGCCAGAATCATCAGCGGTCAGGAAGAAGGAGCCTATGGATGGATCACCATTAACTACCTGCTGGGTAATTTCAAGCAG tctggtTGGACAAAACTTCTACATTCCCTGAAATCTGTAAGTGAGACATCAGGAGCATTAGACCTTGGAGGAGCTTCAACACAAATTACTTTTGTATCAGATGAAAGCCCTTCTGAGTCCCCAGAGAACCTGCTGTATTTTCGCCTCTATGGCAAAGATTACCGAGTGTACACACACAGCTTCCTCTGCTACGGGAAGGaccaggctctgcagcagaaaCTGGCCAGGGACCTACAG AGCACAGAGGGCAACAGCATCCTTGATCCATGCTTTCACCAAGGGTATCAGAGAACTATAAATATCAGTGACCTCTTCAAAAACCCTTGTACTTCAGTCGGGaaaaagcaatttccttttAGCCAGCTGTACGTTATGGGAGAGGGGAATTATGAAAAGTGCCGAAGAAGCATTCAGAATCTCTTTAACAAAACCAGCTGTCCTTactccagctgctccttcaATGGGATATACCTACCTCCGTTGCAGGGGGACTTTGGA gctttttctgctttctactTTGTGATGAACTTTTTGAACCTGACAAACGATAACCCATTTGCCCTGGACAAAGTGGCCAGCGCTGTTCAGAGCTTCTGCGCCCGGCCTTGGCACGAG GTAAAGCAAGCATATCACCAAATAAAAGAGAAGTACCTCAGTGAATATTGCTTCTCTGGGGCCTACATCCTCTCTCTCCTGGAAAATGGCTATGAATTCAATAAAGAGAACTGGCAAAGGATCCACTTCCTTGGAAAG ATCGGCAGCAGCGATGCAGGCTGGACCCTGGGCTACATGCTGAACCTGACCAACATGATCCCCGCGGAGGAGCCCGCTGCACCCCCTCTTTCCCACGGCAGCTACGTGGGGCTGATGGTGCTGTGCTCCCTCGTGCTGGTATCTGTGCTTGTGCTTGCCTGGCTTCTCTTCCACAAGCCCAAGTGCCTGCAGAAGGGGATTGTTTAG
- the ENTPD1 gene encoding ectonucleoside triphosphate diphosphohydrolase 1 isoform X2, producing MSWTRKILLILGFLSTLAAIALITVAVTQNQPLPKNTKYGIVLDAGSSHTNLYVYEWPAEKENDTGVVQQVEVCKVEGPGISGYSHDTENAGHSLVQCLRQAQGVIPSKQHQETPVYLGATAGMRLLSLENKNAADKVLSSVEKTLRSAPFSFQGARIISGQEEGAYGWITINYLLGNFKQSGWTKLLHSLKSVSETSGALDLGGASTQITFVSDESPSESPENLLYFRLYGKDYRVYTHSFLCYGKDQALQQKLARDLQSTEGNSILDPCFHQGYQRTINISDLFKNPCTSVGKKQFPFSQLYVMGEGNYEKCRRSIQNLFNKTSCPYSSCSFNGIYLPPLQGDFGAFSAFYFVMNFLNLTNDNPFALDKVASAVQSFCARPWHEVKQAYHQIKEKYLSEYCFSGAYILSLLENGYEFNKENWQRIHFLGKIGSSDAGWTLGYMLNLTNMIPAEEPAAPPLSHGSYVGLMVLCSLVLVSVLVLAWLLFHKPKCLQKGIV from the exons ATGTCCTGGACAAGAAAGATTCTACTCATCCTGGGATTCCTCTCTACTTTGGCTGCAATTGCTTTAATTACTGTAGCAGTGACCCAAAACCAACCACTTCCGAAGAATACTAAG TATGGGATTGTGCTGGACGCAGGGTCATCCCACACTAACCTGTACGTGTACGAGTGGCCAGCGGAGAAGGAGAACGACACCGGGGTGGTGCAGCAGGTGGAGGTGTGTAAAGTCGAAG GCCCTGGGATCTCAGGTTACTCCCATGACACGGAGAATGCAGGCCACTCTCTGGTGCAGTGTCTCCGACAAGCACAAGGTGTGATTCCCTCGAAGCAGCACCAGGAGACCCCCGTCTACCTCGGAGCAACCGCTGGCATGCGGCTCCTCAG CTTGGAGAATAAAAACGCAGCTGACAAAGTCTTGTCCTCAGTAGAGAAGACACTGCGGTCAGCTCCCTTCAGCTTCCAGGGTGCCAGAATCATCAGCGGTCAGGAAGAAGGAGCCTATGGATGGATCACCATTAACTACCTGCTGGGTAATTTCAAGCAG tctggtTGGACAAAACTTCTACATTCCCTGAAATCTGTAAGTGAGACATCAGGAGCATTAGACCTTGGAGGAGCTTCAACACAAATTACTTTTGTATCAGATGAAAGCCCTTCTGAGTCCCCAGAGAACCTGCTGTATTTTCGCCTCTATGGCAAAGATTACCGAGTGTACACACACAGCTTCCTCTGCTACGGGAAGGaccaggctctgcagcagaaaCTGGCCAGGGACCTACAG AGCACAGAGGGCAACAGCATCCTTGATCCATGCTTTCACCAAGGGTATCAGAGAACTATAAATATCAGTGACCTCTTCAAAAACCCTTGTACTTCAGTCGGGaaaaagcaatttccttttAGCCAGCTGTACGTTATGGGAGAGGGGAATTATGAAAAGTGCCGAAGAAGCATTCAGAATCTCTTTAACAAAACCAGCTGTCCTTactccagctgctccttcaATGGGATATACCTACCTCCGTTGCAGGGGGACTTTGGA gctttttctgctttctactTTGTGATGAACTTTTTGAACCTGACAAACGATAACCCATTTGCCCTGGACAAAGTGGCCAGCGCTGTTCAGAGCTTCTGCGCCCGGCCTTGGCACGAG GTAAAGCAAGCATATCACCAAATAAAAGAGAAGTACCTCAGTGAATATTGCTTCTCTGGGGCCTACATCCTCTCTCTCCTGGAAAATGGCTATGAATTCAATAAAGAGAACTGGCAAAGGATCCACTTCCTTGGAAAG ATCGGCAGCAGCGATGCAGGCTGGACCCTGGGCTACATGCTGAACCTGACCAACATGATCCCCGCGGAGGAGCCCGCTGCACCCCCTCTTTCCCACGGCAGCTACGTGGGGCTGATGGTGCTGTGCTCCCTCGTGCTGGTATCTGTGCTTGTGCTTGCCTGGCTTCTCTTCCACAAGCCCAAGTGCCTGCAGAAGGGGATTGTTTAG